A region of Candidatus Chlorobium masyuteum DNA encodes the following proteins:
- the pth gene encoding aminoacyl-tRNA hydrolase yields the protein MKLVAGLGNPESRYTGTRHNIGFEAVEKIADFFQEGFSAGKGKYLAAKIRHEKEQVILIKPMTYMNLSGHAVVAAMNFYKIAASDILVICDDLNLPSGSIRLRSKGSAGGQNGLKHIIESLGSDEFARLRIGIKPQDQPLGSFSSFVLGKFSEEERSVMAGVLPVCRDAALDFAVNGINHAMNHFNKPAV from the coding sequence ATGAAACTTGTTGCCGGTCTTGGAAACCCTGAATCCCGCTACACAGGAACCCGCCATAATATCGGCTTTGAAGCTGTGGAAAAAATCGCTGATTTTTTTCAGGAAGGATTCAGTGCCGGTAAAGGCAAATACCTTGCGGCTAAAATCCGGCATGAAAAAGAGCAGGTCATCCTTATCAAACCGATGACCTACATGAATCTCTCCGGCCACGCGGTTGTAGCTGCCATGAATTTCTATAAAATCGCAGCGAGCGATATCCTGGTGATCTGTGATGATCTGAATCTTCCGTCAGGATCAATACGCCTTCGATCCAAAGGATCAGCGGGTGGACAGAATGGCCTGAAACATATTATCGAATCTCTTGGAAGTGATGAGTTTGCACGTCTGCGAATAGGTATCAAACCTCAGGATCAGCCTCTGGGCTCTTTTTCGTCGTTCGTGCTTGGAAAATTCAGTGAAGAGGAGCGATCGGTTATGGCGGGTGTACTTCCGGTATGCCGGGATGCCGCGCTTGATTTCGCCGTGAACGGTATCAATCATGCCATGAACCACTTCAACAAACCGGCAGTATAG